Proteins co-encoded in one Pseudoalteromonas sp. MEBiC 03607 genomic window:
- a CDS encoding methyl-accepting chemotaxis protein, with amino-acid sequence MRQLALAKKLLWLTVGSIFITVFVLSSVLWWQLSNSNQQLAAQSEKLIVAEVEDKLASNAAAYGEQVAGFINEAYRVPYSFAAILGDHDAASTLTRDAVVELNRSLLKKNTILSSIYSQFEANAFDGRDANFISGYDHSVAGVGTLEIYFTRNRDGAIEQQVVDDAAEKYVDTLNEFGQREAEWYLCVKDTKVPCIMEPYLYEITPGYSEMMTSLTVPILRDNEFIGVAGVDLTLPVFQSMTEKLSKELYNGKARVTLLSSLDLVVGSSHYKDKLGRPLKEAVAKSTLDNYVKAKNQSGVFKVGDEYLVNYPITIKLAKTQWNLLIQVPAELALEGPHALANSMSENANTLGGLILVTGIIIAGAAFVIMTLVIRTIVAPLQQIQQRVDNLASAEGDLTQTLHVDTHAELIALATGFNAFLAKLRDLIGELKNVSTQTKEQAHMATSVAVDTKHNVQAQFQEIESVVTAMNEMSATALEVARASEQSAQQADEINSLVVSSEKSLSSAVTQVKTMSDEIKEANKAVEKVAARSNDITQILDVIRTIAEQTNLLALNAAIEAARAGEQGRGFAVVADEVRALASKTRSSTDDISGLIDSLQLEVGNASKVIEQGVVRAQTAVDETSVAFDALHEVVVKVDEITQQITHIATAAEEQSSVTEEINRNLTLISDAASQLAELSTQAGDGSQTLNALVAQQDDELNKLKTK; translated from the coding sequence ATGCGGCAGTTAGCATTAGCGAAAAAGTTATTATGGCTCACAGTAGGCAGTATTTTTATTACTGTGTTTGTTTTATCGAGTGTTTTATGGTGGCAGTTGTCAAACAGCAACCAGCAGTTAGCTGCACAATCAGAAAAGCTGATTGTTGCTGAAGTTGAAGACAAACTAGCCTCCAATGCTGCCGCATATGGTGAACAAGTTGCTGGATTTATTAACGAAGCATATCGAGTGCCTTATTCATTTGCCGCAATCTTAGGTGATCATGATGCAGCAAGTACTTTAACTCGCGATGCGGTGGTTGAGTTGAATCGCTCACTACTTAAAAAAAATACCATTCTTTCATCTATTTATTCGCAGTTTGAAGCAAATGCGTTTGATGGCCGTGATGCTAATTTTATTAGTGGTTATGATCACTCTGTGGCGGGTGTTGGTACTTTAGAAATCTATTTCACACGCAATCGAGATGGCGCCATTGAGCAACAAGTCGTAGATGATGCGGCTGAAAAATATGTCGATACACTTAATGAATTTGGTCAGCGAGAAGCTGAGTGGTACCTGTGTGTAAAAGACACCAAAGTACCCTGCATAATGGAACCTTACCTATACGAAATCACCCCAGGGTATTCAGAAATGATGACCTCTTTAACTGTGCCAATTCTTCGTGATAATGAATTTATTGGTGTTGCTGGTGTTGATTTAACTTTGCCTGTATTTCAAAGCATGACCGAAAAATTGTCAAAAGAGCTATATAATGGTAAAGCCCGAGTCACCTTATTAAGCTCACTTGATTTAGTGGTTGGTAGTAGCCATTACAAAGATAAGCTAGGCAGACCGCTAAAAGAGGCAGTGGCTAAAAGCACTTTAGACAATTACGTTAAAGCTAAAAATCAAAGTGGTGTATTTAAAGTCGGTGATGAATATTTAGTTAATTACCCAATCACCATTAAGCTTGCTAAAACCCAGTGGAACTTATTGATTCAAGTACCAGCTGAGCTTGCTCTTGAGGGCCCTCATGCGCTGGCAAATAGCATGAGTGAAAACGCCAATACGTTAGGCGGCTTAATCTTGGTGACGGGTATTATTATTGCTGGTGCAGCCTTTGTTATCATGACCTTAGTGATCCGCACCATCGTGGCACCATTACAACAAATTCAACAGCGTGTTGATAACCTTGCTAGTGCTGAAGGCGACCTAACCCAAACCCTGCATGTTGATACCCATGCTGAATTAATAGCACTAGCAACAGGTTTTAATGCGTTTCTTGCTAAATTGCGTGACTTAATTGGTGAGCTTAAAAATGTATCGACGCAAACCAAGGAGCAAGCCCACATGGCAACCAGTGTTGCTGTTGATACTAAACATAATGTACAAGCGCAATTTCAAGAAATTGAAAGCGTGGTGACCGCAATGAACGAAATGAGTGCAACAGCACTTGAGGTTGCAAGGGCTTCTGAACAATCGGCGCAACAAGCTGACGAAATAAATAGTTTAGTGGTTAGTAGTGAAAAAAGTTTGTCTTCAGCTGTAACACAAGTTAAGACTATGTCAGATGAAATAAAAGAAGCAAACAAAGCGGTCGAAAAGGTTGCAGCGCGCAGTAATGACATAACTCAGATATTAGATGTGATCAGAACCATAGCAGAGCAAACCAATTTGCTTGCCCTCAATGCTGCTATAGAAGCTGCAAGAGCTGGTGAGCAAGGACGTGGATTTGCCGTGGTCGCCGACGAAGTTCGTGCGCTTGCTTCAAAAACACGTTCATCAACCGATGACATCAGCGGTCTAATCGACAGCTTACAGCTTGAAGTAGGCAACGCTTCTAAAGTGATTGAACAAGGTGTTGTGCGTGCACAAACCGCGGTAGATGAAACCTCCGTTGCCTTTGATGCGCTTCATGAGGTGGTTGTTAAGGTGGACGAAATTACGCAACAAATTACCCATATTGCAACAGCCGCTGAAGAGCAAAGCTCTGTAACCGAAGAGATTAATAGGAATCTTACTTTAATCTCAGATGCTGCATCGCAATTAGCAGAGTTATCAACGCAGGCTGGAGACGGCAGTCAAACGCTTAATGCCCTTGTTGCACAGCAAGATGATGAGCTGAATAAATTAAAGACGAAATAG